GCAAGAAGATCCGCGAAATCTCTGACCGTTACGGTTTTGATGTTGACCCGGACGCTGTGGTTGAGGACCTGCCTGTCGGTGTGCAGCAGCGTGTAGAAATCATCAAGGCCTTGGTACGCGAGGCCAAGATCCTCATCCTTGATGAGCCCACCGCGGTGCTGACCCCACAAGAAACCGACGAGCTGCTCGAAATTATGCGCCAGCTCAAGGCCAACGGCACCTCCATCGTTTTCATTTCACACAAACTGCGTGAAGTTCGTGCCGTCTCGGATGTCATTACCGTGATCCGTCGCGGTGAAGTCATCGACTCGGTCTCCCCAGAATCATCCACCACCGAGCTAGCCAACCTGATGGTGGGCCGTGCCGTGGAACTGAACCTGAACAAGGCTGAAGCCACCCCGGGTGAAGCAGTGCTGCAGGTCAAAGACCTGTCAGTGGTCAACCCGGCAGGCACCACCACGCTGGACTCGGTCACCTTCGACATCCACGAAGGTGAGATCCTGGCAGTGGCCGGCGTGCAGGGCAACGGCCAAACCGAACTCACCGAAGCCATTTTGGGGACCCAACCGGTCACCGGCGGCTCGGTCAAGCTTGCTGGACAAGAACTGGTTGGCAAATCCGTCAAGCAGGTCCTGCGCTCCGGTGTCGGCTTTGTTCCCGAGGACCGTTCAGTCCACGGGCTGGTCACCGAATTCTCCATTGAAGAGAACCTGGTACTGGACCTTTATGACCGGGCACCTTTCGGCAAGGGCATCTCGATGAACCTTGATGCGATCAAGAAGAACGCCACCACGCAGATCAAAGACTTTGACGTGCGTACCGATAACCCGCTGAACCCGGCCTCCAGCCTTTCCGGTGGTAACCAGCAGAAGGTCGTGATGGCTCGCGAGCTCTCCCGCCATCTGAAGCTGTTCATCGCCTCGCAGCCCACCCGCGGTGTGGATGTGGGTTCCATCGAATTCCTGCACCGCCGCATCGTCGCCGAACGCGACAAGGGCACCCCAGTGATGATCGTCTCCACCGAACTTGACGAGGTCATGGAACTGGCTGACCGCATCGCAGTGCTGTACAAGGGCAAGATCAACGGCATCGTCCCGGGCAATACTTCACGCGAAGTCCTCGGGTTGATGATGGCCGGCGTCTCGGCTGAAGAAGCCGCGGAACAAGCAGAATTTACCAAGTCAGATAATGAGCCCGTGGAAGCAGCACCGGCTGGCGAGCGAAGCGAGAACCAGGAAGGAGAAGACCAGTGAGCGAGACTAAAGCACCGGTTGTTCCCGATTCCGAGAAACCGGGCAACGACCTGCTCAAGCAAATCACCCAAGGTCCGGGCCTAATCTCGGTCCTCGGCGTGATCGTGGCACTGATCATCGGCGGTTTGCTGATTGCCATCACCGATGAAAAGGTCGCACAAACCGCCGGGTACTTCTTTGCCCGTCCTACCGACTTCCTGACCGAGCTGTGGCGTGCAGCCACCGAAAGCTATGTGGCCCTGTTCAACGGCGCCATCTACAACTCGGCCCAAGGCTTTAAGCCGTTCCTAGAAACCCTGACAGTTTCCACCCCGCTGATCTGTGCAGGTCTCGGCGTGGCCGTAGCCTTCCGTGCCGGCCTGTTCAACATTGGTGCGCAGGGCCAGATCATCATCGGTTCGGTACTGGC
The nucleotide sequence above comes from Glutamicibacter sp. B1. Encoded proteins:
- a CDS encoding ABC transporter ATP-binding protein, whose translation is MKLELRGISKAFGSFYANKNIDLMVDDAQIHCLLGENGAGKSTLMNVLYGLYQPTEGEILLDGNPVEFSGPGDAMAAGIGMVHQHFMLVPVFTVAENIALGAETTKAGGMLDLQVTRKKIREISDRYGFDVDPDAVVEDLPVGVQQRVEIIKALVREAKILILDEPTAVLTPQETDELLEIMRQLKANGTSIVFISHKLREVRAVSDVITVIRRGEVIDSVSPESSTTELANLMVGRAVELNLNKAEATPGEAVLQVKDLSVVNPAGTTTLDSVTFDIHEGEILAVAGVQGNGQTELTEAILGTQPVTGGSVKLAGQELVGKSVKQVLRSGVGFVPEDRSVHGLVTEFSIEENLVLDLYDRAPFGKGISMNLDAIKKNATTQIKDFDVRTDNPLNPASSLSGGNQQKVVMARELSRHLKLFIASQPTRGVDVGSIEFLHRRIVAERDKGTPVMIVSTELDEVMELADRIAVLYKGKINGIVPGNTSREVLGLMMAGVSAEEAAEQAEFTKSDNEPVEAAPAGERSENQEGEDQ